From a region of the bacterium genome:
- a CDS encoding PhoH family protein — protein MAENTAHWIDDIDGLNLPPRRTFLLDTNVLIHDADCLKAFEDNNLVLTVDVLEELDRFKRGNDEKGRNARRVIRTIDSLRDGQPLSQGVPLPGGGQLFILVKNFNEFLPKGMDRTITDNRILGAACAMVKAGVETVFVTKDINARVKADALGIKAEDYLNRVVNFDELYTGWSEHDVDDGQINDFYNGLPLALEAALCPNEGVLLKARGNPKHTARGIFRAESNLVEPLKFGDSHPWGLTARNLQQHFALELLMRPDVRLVTMLGQAGTGKTLLALAVGLQMVAEEKRYRRIMVSRPIMPLGNDIGYLPGTKDEKLTSWMQPVTDNLQFLVDPKLEHSGDKVQYLYDTGVVEAEAVTYIRGRSLPKVFIIIDEAQNLTPHEVKTVVSRAGEDAKVVLTGDAYQIDNPYLDSSSNGLTYVVERFKNHPIHGHITLAKSERSELASLAAELL, from the coding sequence ATGGCTGAAAACACGGCCCACTGGATCGACGACATCGACGGACTGAATCTCCCCCCCAGGCGCACCTTCCTTCTCGACACGAACGTGCTCATCCACGACGCCGACTGCCTGAAGGCCTTCGAGGACAACAACCTCGTCCTGACCGTCGACGTCCTGGAAGAGCTCGACCGCTTCAAGCGCGGCAACGACGAGAAGGGCCGCAACGCCCGCCGCGTGATCCGGACCATCGACTCGCTGCGCGACGGGCAGCCCCTGAGCCAGGGCGTGCCCTTGCCCGGGGGCGGCCAGCTCTTCATCCTCGTCAAGAACTTCAACGAGTTCCTGCCCAAGGGCATGGACCGCACCATCACCGACAACCGCATCCTCGGCGCGGCCTGCGCCATGGTCAAGGCGGGCGTCGAGACGGTCTTCGTCACCAAGGACATCAACGCCCGCGTCAAGGCCGACGCCCTCGGCATCAAGGCCGAGGACTACCTGAACCGCGTGGTCAACTTCGACGAGCTCTACACCGGCTGGAGCGAACACGACGTCGACGACGGCCAGATCAACGACTTCTACAACGGCCTGCCCCTGGCCCTCGAGGCCGCCCTCTGCCCCAACGAGGGCGTGCTGCTCAAGGCCCGCGGCAACCCCAAGCACACGGCCCGCGGCATCTTCCGCGCCGAGAGCAATCTGGTCGAGCCGCTCAAGTTCGGCGACAGCCACCCCTGGGGCCTGACCGCCCGCAACCTGCAGCAGCATTTCGCCCTCGAACTGCTCATGCGGCCGGACGTGCGGCTTGTAACCATGCTCGGCCAGGCGGGCACGGGCAAGACCCTGCTGGCCCTGGCCGTCGGCCTGCAGATGGTGGCCGAGGAGAAGCGCTACCGGCGCATCATGGTCTCGCGGCCGATCATGCCCCTGGGCAACGACATCGGCTACCTGCCGGGCACGAAGGACGAGAAGCTGACCAGTTGGATGCAGCCCGTCACCGACAACCTGCAGTTCCTGGTCGACCCCAAGCTCGAGCACAGCGGCGACAAGGTGCAGTACCTGTACGACACGGGCGTGGTCGAGGCCGAGGCCGTGACCTACATCCGCGGCCGCAGCCTGCCCAAGGTCTTCATCATCATCGACGAGGCCCAGAACCTCACGCCCCACGAGGTCAAGACGGTGGTCAGCCGGGCGGGCGAGGACGCCAAGGTGGTGCTCACCGGCGACGCCTACCAGATCGACAACCCGTACCTCGACTCGTCGTCCAACGGCCTGACGTACGTGGTCGAGCGGTTCAAGAACCACCCGATCCACGGCCACATCACCCTGGCCAAGAGCGAACGCTCGGAGCTGGCGAGCCTGGCCGCCGAGCTGCTCTAG
- a CDS encoding septal ring lytic transglycosylase RlpA family protein, with amino-acid sequence MAGVVPVLVLAGALGGCAASSRHPAEIGGFGDVQTGQASFYADRFEGRLTASGETFRQDLLTAAHRTLPFGTRVRVTNLVNRRAVVVRINDRGPFVEGRIIDLSRRAAEELDFVRAGLTDVKIEVLAGS; translated from the coding sequence ATGGCCGGGGTCGTGCCCGTGCTCGTGTTGGCGGGCGCCCTCGGCGGCTGCGCGGCCTCGAGCCGGCATCCGGCCGAGATCGGCGGCTTCGGCGACGTGCAGACGGGGCAGGCCAGCTTCTACGCCGACCGCTTCGAGGGGCGGCTCACGGCCAGCGGCGAGACCTTCCGCCAGGACCTGCTCACCGCCGCGCACCGCACCCTGCCGTTCGGGACCCGGGTCCGGGTCACCAACCTGGTCAACCGGCGGGCGGTGGTCGTCCGCATCAACGACCGGGGGCCCTTCGTGGAGGGCCGCATCATCGACCTGAGCCGGCGGGCGGCCGAGGAACTGGACTTCGTCCGGGCCGGGCTGACCGACGTGAAGATCGAGGTGCTGGCGGGATCCTGA
- a CDS encoding YaaA family protein, whose translation MLVLLNSTKTMDPDAPVPARLSPTEPAFAAEAADLAARLARLGPRDLARQMGLGPRLVDETRAMLARWGAADEPRAPALFAFTGLVYKHVAPGEWTAAARRDAQARLVILSGLYGLLRPCDLVAAYRLEMGSRFRPPRAASLTAWWRPRLTAALNERLGEGEPVLDLAAQEYTKALDVGALRGPVVSPVFKETLSDGRLKTAPVYAKMARGAMVRWIFTRKVRRPADLLGFGEAGWEAASEPPNDGAWLFTRPARD comes from the coding sequence GTGCTCGTCCTGCTCAACAGCACCAAGACCATGGATCCGGACGCGCCGGTCCCGGCGCGCCTGTCGCCCACCGAACCCGCGTTCGCGGCCGAGGCCGCCGACCTCGCGGCCCGGCTGGCCCGCCTCGGCCCCCGCGACCTGGCCCGGCAGATGGGTCTCGGGCCCCGGCTGGTCGACGAGACCCGCGCGATGCTCGCCCGCTGGGGCGCAGCGGACGAACCGCGGGCCCCGGCCCTCTTCGCCTTCACCGGCCTCGTCTACAAGCACGTGGCGCCCGGGGAATGGACGGCCGCCGCCCGGCGCGACGCCCAGGCGCGGCTGGTGATCCTGTCGGGGCTGTACGGCCTGCTGCGCCCGTGCGACCTCGTGGCCGCGTACCGCCTCGAGATGGGCAGCCGGTTCCGCCCGCCGCGCGCCGCGTCGTTGACCGCCTGGTGGCGGCCGCGCCTGACGGCGGCCCTGAACGAACGCCTGGGCGAGGGCGAACCCGTGCTGGACCTGGCCGCGCAGGAGTACACGAAGGCCCTGGACGTCGGGGCGCTGCGCGGTCCGGTGGTGTCGCCGGTCTTCAAGGAGACCCTGTCCGACGGGCGCCTCAAGACGGCGCCGGTGTACGCCAAGATGGCGCGGGGCGCCATGGTGCGCTGGATCTTCACCCGGAAGGTCCGCCGGCCCGCCGACCTGCTCGGCTTCGGGGAGGCGGGCTGGGAGGCGGCGTCCGAGCCGCCGAACGACGGCGCCTGGCTGTTCACGCGGCCGGCGCGGGACTAG
- a CDS encoding divalent-cation tolerance protein CutA, producing MADDLRVVMTTFPGREPAEAAARLLVDAGLAVCAQVGADLVSFYRWQGTLERAEEVAVVFKVLPARYELFVGELKLQHPFDVPQVVAWSADHVDAAYLAWARDESGAPDA from the coding sequence GTGGCTGACGATCTGCGCGTGGTGATGACGACCTTCCCCGGGCGCGAACCGGCCGAGGCGGCGGCGCGCCTGCTGGTCGACGCCGGCCTGGCCGTGTGCGCCCAGGTGGGCGCCGATCTGGTCTCCTTCTACCGCTGGCAGGGAACGCTCGAGCGCGCCGAGGAGGTGGCGGTGGTCTTCAAGGTGCTGCCCGCCCGCTACGAGCTCTTCGTCGGGGAGCTGAAGCTGCAGCACCCCTTCGACGTGCCGCAGGTGGTGGCGTGGTCGGCCGACCACGTCGACGCGGCCTACCTGGCCTGGGCCCGCGACGAGAGCGGGGCGCCCGATGCGTAG
- a CDS encoding Na+/H+ antiporter NhaC family protein yields MRSRLRGTLSWLGVGAVAAALTGLAGAAFGAPEAEAAAAAHHGWLSVVPPVLAIGLALWKREVLPALFLGLFTGVVILEGNPLTALLRVGDTHLVDALADHDHAAILMFTAILGGMVGVLSRSGATEGIVHWLSARVGGRRGGQTATAAMGTVIFFDDYANTLLVGATMRPLTDRLRISREKLAWLVDSTAAPVTTVAIISTWIGFEVGLIQEAMAKLDQGSRAYTFFLETIPYSFYPLLTLLMVYLVALSGRDFGPMLRAERRALHEGHVLRPGAKPASDAPVAAAASGDDPVHPLVAGVPILAVIVTTALGLYLNGRAAASAKGIAAPGVREALDNADSFAVLMWAALAGAGLAIALTTATRRHDLADALDAFVEGAKSMVVAIAILLLAWSLSAVCDALGTADFLIEAARGGLSARLLPILVFVLAAAVSFATGTSWGTMGILMPIVYQLGLQLPVDAGLDPVTATHIHLASVSAVLAGAVFGDHCSPISDTTILSSLATGSDHVDHVRTQLPYALSIAAVAALVGYLPVGYGVSPWISLGLGALVVTVLVLRLGRRADDPA; encoded by the coding sequence ATGCGTAGCCGTCTGCGCGGAACCCTGTCCTGGCTCGGCGTCGGCGCCGTCGCGGCCGCCCTGACAGGGCTGGCCGGCGCGGCCTTCGGGGCGCCGGAAGCCGAGGCGGCGGCCGCCGCCCACCACGGCTGGCTGTCGGTGGTGCCGCCGGTGCTGGCGATCGGGCTGGCCCTGTGGAAGCGCGAGGTGCTGCCGGCCCTCTTCCTGGGCCTGTTCACCGGGGTCGTCATCCTCGAGGGCAATCCCCTGACGGCGCTGCTCCGCGTGGGCGATACGCACCTCGTCGACGCCCTGGCCGACCACGACCATGCCGCGATCCTCATGTTCACGGCCATCCTCGGGGGCATGGTCGGGGTGCTCTCGCGCAGTGGCGCCACCGAGGGCATCGTGCACTGGCTCAGCGCCCGCGTGGGCGGACGGCGCGGCGGCCAGACCGCCACGGCGGCCATGGGCACGGTGATCTTCTTCGACGACTACGCCAACACCCTGCTGGTGGGCGCGACGATGCGGCCGCTGACCGACCGCCTGCGCATCTCGCGCGAGAAGCTGGCCTGGCTGGTCGACAGCACCGCGGCGCCGGTCACGACCGTGGCCATCATCTCGACCTGGATCGGCTTCGAGGTCGGCCTGATCCAGGAGGCCATGGCCAAGCTCGACCAGGGCAGCCGCGCCTACACCTTCTTCCTCGAGACGATCCCCTACAGCTTCTACCCGCTGCTGACGCTGCTGATGGTGTACCTGGTCGCCCTGAGCGGCCGCGACTTCGGGCCCATGCTGCGGGCCGAGCGCCGCGCCCTGCACGAGGGGCACGTCCTGCGACCGGGGGCCAAACCGGCCAGCGACGCGCCGGTGGCCGCGGCGGCGTCGGGCGACGATCCGGTGCATCCGCTGGTGGCCGGGGTGCCGATCCTGGCGGTCATCGTGACCACGGCGCTGGGGCTGTACCTGAACGGGCGCGCCGCGGCGTCGGCCAAGGGCATCGCGGCGCCGGGGGTGCGCGAGGCCCTGGACAACGCCGACAGCTTCGCGGTGCTCATGTGGGCCGCGCTGGCCGGGGCCGGCCTCGCCATCGCCCTGACCACCGCCACCCGCCGGCACGATCTGGCCGACGCCCTGGACGCCTTCGTCGAGGGCGCGAAGTCCATGGTCGTGGCCATCGCGATCCTGCTGCTGGCGTGGTCGCTGAGCGCGGTGTGCGACGCCCTGGGGACGGCCGACTTCCTGATCGAGGCGGCGCGCGGCGGGCTCTCGGCGCGGCTGCTGCCGATCCTGGTGTTCGTGCTGGCGGCGGCGGTGAGCTTCGCCACCGGCACCAGCTGGGGCACCATGGGCATCCTGATGCCGATCGTCTACCAGCTGGGCCTGCAGCTGCCGGTGGACGCCGGGCTCGACCCGGTCACGGCGACCCACATCCACCTGGCCTCGGTGAGCGCCGTCCTGGCCGGCGCCGTCTTCGGGGACCACTGCTCGCCCATTTCCGACACGACGATCCTGTCGTCCCTGGCCACGGGCTCCGACCACGTGGACCACGTGCGCACGCAGCTCCCGTACGCCCTGAGCATCGCGGCCGTCGCCGCCCTGGTGGGGTACCTGCCCGTGGGCTACGGCGTGTCGCCCTGGATCTCGCTCGGACTCGGGGCCCTCGTCGTGACGGTCCTGGTGCTGCGGCTGGGGCGGCGCGCCGACGATCCGGCGTGA
- a CDS encoding NifU family protein: MKEKIQAVLDEIRPALQADGGDVEFIDYNDGIVTVRMQGACGSCPMSIMTLKQGIEARMKERIPEVVAVEQI; encoded by the coding sequence ATGAAAGAGAAGATCCAGGCCGTGCTCGACGAGATCCGGCCCGCGCTGCAGGCCGACGGCGGCGATGTCGAGTTCATCGACTACAACGACGGCATCGTCACCGTGCGCATGCAGGGCGCGTGCGGCAGCTGCCCCATGAGCATCATGACCCTCAAGCAGGGCATCGAGGCGCGCATGAAGGAGCGCATCCCCGAGGTCGTGGCGGTCGAGCAGATCTGA
- a CDS encoding inositol monophosphatase encodes MSDNLSEQLLPVRELALAAGALLLDSMGHVGTVAAKQATELVTELDGRVEEMLVAGIARHFPDDTVQAEEGGHREGGSGRTWYIDPLDGTTNYAHGHPVFAVSIACADADGLALGLVYAPYLDELYLAHRAGGAVGERPRHGTRASLARRAPVALDAALLATGFPYVRDDEVDLATGRVAAFLKRRCHGVRRAGSAAVDLVHVAAGKLDGYWETRLRPWDTAAGTLIAREAGAVVTGHDGVAGPLHFSDILAAAPGLHGEMLAILAATAREVGRG; translated from the coding sequence ATGTCCGACAACCTGTCCGAGCAGCTCCTTCCCGTGCGCGAACTGGCCCTGGCGGCCGGCGCCCTGCTGTTGGACAGCATGGGGCATGTGGGGACCGTGGCCGCCAAGCAGGCCACCGAACTGGTCACCGAGCTGGACGGCCGCGTGGAGGAGATGCTGGTGGCCGGGATCGCCCGCCACTTCCCCGACGACACGGTGCAGGCCGAGGAAGGGGGGCATCGGGAGGGCGGCTCGGGCCGCACCTGGTACATCGACCCCCTCGACGGCACCACGAACTACGCCCACGGGCATCCGGTCTTCGCCGTGAGCATCGCCTGCGCCGACGCCGACGGCCTGGCTCTCGGCCTGGTCTACGCTCCCTATCTCGACGAGCTCTACCTGGCCCACCGGGCGGGCGGTGCGGTGGGCGAGCGGCCGCGGCACGGTACGCGCGCCTCCCTGGCCCGGCGCGCGCCGGTGGCCCTCGACGCGGCGCTGCTGGCCACGGGCTTCCCCTACGTGCGCGACGACGAGGTGGATCTGGCCACCGGGCGCGTGGCGGCCTTCCTGAAGCGGCGCTGCCACGGGGTCCGGCGCGCGGGCAGCGCGGCGGTGGATCTGGTGCACGTGGCGGCCGGCAAGCTCGACGGCTACTGGGAGACGCGGCTGCGGCCCTGGGACACGGCCGCCGGCACCCTGATCGCCCGCGAGGCGGGGGCCGTGGTGACGGGGCACGACGGCGTGGCCGGGCCCCTGCACTTCAGCGACATCCTGGCCGCGGCGCCGGGGCTGCACGGGGAGATGCTGGCGATCCTCGCGGCGACCGCACGGGAGGTGGGCCGTGGCTGA